Proteins from one Ahaetulla prasina isolate Xishuangbanna chromosome 2, ASM2864084v1, whole genome shotgun sequence genomic window:
- the LOC131192254 gene encoding protein ATP6V1FNB, producing the protein MQAMRGLLTSQEQDGWRELINKEVFCRISWKAKYGRKYPQRLPDHGITRKKCLLPDIYLPKEDSSSRNREGASQKEDRQAPAEEKVRLSLQEPLPEMRVPTPETTQLLYKGFSYEGKGRQKYLKERMMKSPEEKFWYPVLSSWEYGWRLGDTIKDIRTPVHGKSCIVKDTFYFKNGTFYTPSKTDKLA; encoded by the exons ATGCAGGCTATGAGGGGCCTACTAACTAGCCAGGAACAGGATGGCTGGAGGGAACTGATTAACAAGGAGGTTTTCTGCAGGATCAGCTGGAAGGCAAAATATGGACGAAAATACCCTCAGCGCCTGCCTGATCATGGCATCACCAGGAAAAAGTGTTTGCTGCCTGATATCTACCTTCCAAAGGAGGACTCGAGCTCTAGAAATCGAGAAGGAGCTTCCCAAAAGGAGGACCGCCAGGCACCAGCAGAAGAGAAGGTTAGGCTGAGTCTTCAGGAACCTCTTCCAGAGATGAGGGTCCCAACCCCAGAGACCACACAGCTGCTATATAAGGGCTTCTCCTATGAAGGCAAAGGAAGGCAGAAGTACCTCAAAGAGAGAATGATGAAGTCTCCTGAAGAAAAATTTTGGTACCCAGTGCTGTCTTCGTGGGAGTATGGTTGGCGCTTAG GAGACACCATTAAGGACATCAGGACGCCAGTTCATGGAAAATCTTGCATTGTAAAGGATACTTTCTACTTCAAAAATGGGACCTTCTACACTCCATCCAAAACTGACAAATTAGCATAA